One window from the genome of [Mycobacterium] stephanolepidis encodes:
- the cysD gene encoding sulfate adenylyltransferase subunit CysD, with protein MSDTATTPDLLQVNELRLLEAEAVHIIREVVAELQRPVLLFSAGKDSIVLLRLAEKAFRPAPLPFPVLHVDTGHNFPEVIEFRDRRTTGHGHKLIVASVQDTIDAGRVADPGPGASRNRQQTRTLLDALEAGDFDAAFGGARRDEERARAKERILSFRDEFGQWDPRAQRPEPWSLYNGRIRKGEQVRVFPLSNWTELDIWRYIQLENLELPSIYYAHQREVFERDGILLATSEYATPQGDEAAATEWVRYRTVGDMTITGAVRSQATEIEGVIAEISVATVSERGETRADDRTSVAAMEDRKREGYF; from the coding sequence ATGAGCGACACCGCGACGACGCCCGATCTATTACAGGTCAACGAGCTTCGGCTGTTGGAGGCCGAGGCGGTGCACATCATCCGGGAGGTGGTCGCCGAGCTGCAACGCCCGGTGCTGCTGTTCTCGGCGGGTAAGGACTCGATCGTCCTGCTGAGGTTGGCCGAGAAGGCATTTCGCCCCGCACCGTTGCCCTTCCCCGTGCTGCATGTCGACACCGGGCACAACTTCCCCGAGGTCATCGAGTTCCGTGACCGCCGCACCACCGGGCACGGCCACAAGCTGATCGTCGCCTCGGTGCAGGACACCATCGACGCCGGGCGGGTCGCCGACCCGGGCCCGGGCGCCTCACGCAACCGTCAGCAGACTCGCACACTGCTGGATGCGTTGGAGGCCGGCGATTTCGACGCGGCATTCGGCGGCGCCCGCCGTGACGAGGAACGCGCCCGCGCCAAGGAGCGCATCCTGAGCTTCCGCGACGAGTTCGGGCAATGGGATCCGCGGGCACAACGTCCCGAACCCTGGTCGCTGTACAACGGCCGCATCCGTAAGGGCGAACAGGTCCGAGTCTTTCCGTTGAGTAACTGGACCGAACTGGATATCTGGCGCTACATACAGCTGGAAAACCTTGAGCTGCCGTCGATCTACTACGCACACCAACGCGAGGTGTTCGAGCGCGACGGCATCCTGCTGGCCACCTCCGAGTACGCCACCCCGCAGGGCGACGAGGCGGCAGCCACCGAGTGGGTGCGTTACCGCACCGTCGGCGACATGACGATCACCGGCGCGGTCCGCTCCCAGGCCACCGAGATCGAAGGGGTGATCGCGGAGATCTCCGTGGCCACCGTGTCTGAGCGCGGCGAGACCCGCGCCGATGACCGCACATCCGTGGCCGCCATGGAAGACCGGAAACGAGAGGGCTACTTCTGA
- the cysC gene encoding adenylyl-sulfate kinase, translating into MSTHTAVDTRQLLRIATAGSVDDGKSTLIGRLLHDTDSLPVDHLEAVTDDEGNADLAALSDGLRAEREQGITIDVAYRFFSTETRSYILADTPGHERYTRNMFTGASNAHVAILLVDARAGVLRQTRRHARIAKLLGIKHFVAAINKIDLVDFDAQRFAEVERELHLLADRLGKVDITVIPIAAKLGDNVVHRSENTAWYSGPTLLEYLENVELSPPQPEAAKLRLPVQWVSRPTADQRRRYTGRLAGGTLSVGDPVVNLPSGTRSTVTVVDTLDENRSTGVAPLSVSIELADDIDVGRGDVLVSGVEDAVLPVLARELDATVCWFTNGPLRAGDRLALKQGTRTVRATVQALHTRLDPETLDELDGPVELALNDIGSVTLRTSSVVVADSYADSRDSGAFILIDEASNDTVGAGTITEAREVKPETHSRTDIRWHPSALDREYRWDSTTQRGAIIWFTGLPASGKSTIAVAVERALVESGQVAYLLDGDNLRHGLSDDLGFSPGDRAENIRRVSHLARLFADAGVVALASLVSPLRSDRETARSINAAAKLPFIEVYISTPLAECEKRDPKGLYARARAGELKGLTGVEAPYEAPEDPELVLDTTGADIDGLVAQVIDVLNRAR; encoded by the coding sequence ATGAGCACCCACACCGCGGTGGACACCCGCCAACTACTGCGCATCGCCACCGCCGGTTCGGTGGACGACGGCAAGAGCACCCTCATCGGGCGACTTCTGCATGACACCGACAGCCTGCCGGTCGACCACCTGGAGGCCGTCACCGACGACGAGGGAAACGCCGACCTCGCAGCGCTTTCAGATGGTCTGCGCGCCGAACGCGAGCAGGGCATCACGATCGATGTCGCGTACCGCTTCTTCTCCACCGAGACCCGCAGCTACATCCTGGCCGACACCCCGGGTCACGAGCGCTACACCCGCAACATGTTCACCGGCGCCTCCAACGCGCATGTCGCGATCCTGCTGGTAGACGCCCGGGCCGGAGTGCTGCGCCAGACCCGTCGCCACGCCCGCATCGCAAAGCTGTTGGGTATCAAGCATTTCGTGGCCGCGATCAACAAGATCGACCTGGTTGACTTCGATGCGCAGCGGTTCGCGGAAGTCGAACGCGAGCTGCATCTGCTGGCCGACCGGCTCGGTAAGGTGGACATCACCGTCATTCCCATCGCGGCCAAGCTCGGCGACAATGTGGTGCACCGCTCTGAGAACACCGCGTGGTACAGCGGGCCGACATTGCTCGAATACCTTGAGAACGTCGAGCTTTCGCCCCCGCAACCGGAGGCCGCCAAGCTGCGCCTGCCCGTGCAGTGGGTTTCGCGCCCAACGGCCGATCAGCGTCGCCGATACACCGGACGGTTGGCGGGCGGCACCCTCAGCGTCGGAGACCCGGTGGTGAACCTGCCGTCGGGAACCCGGTCGACCGTGACGGTGGTCGACACTCTGGATGAAAACCGCTCCACCGGTGTGGCTCCGCTGTCGGTGTCGATCGAATTGGCCGACGACATCGATGTGGGCCGCGGCGATGTGCTGGTGAGCGGCGTAGAGGATGCCGTGCTGCCGGTGCTGGCGCGCGAGCTGGATGCCACGGTCTGCTGGTTCACCAACGGCCCACTGCGGGCCGGTGATCGGCTCGCACTCAAGCAGGGCACCCGGACGGTGCGGGCCACTGTTCAGGCTCTACACACCCGGCTGGACCCGGAAACTCTCGACGAGCTGGATGGTCCGGTTGAGTTGGCGCTCAACGACATCGGATCGGTGACTCTGCGCACCAGCTCGGTCGTGGTGGCCGACTCCTACGCCGACAGCAGGGACAGCGGCGCATTCATCCTGATCGACGAGGCATCCAACGACACGGTCGGCGCCGGAACCATCACCGAGGCGCGCGAGGTAAAACCGGAAACGCACTCGCGCACCGATATCCGGTGGCATCCCTCAGCCCTGGATCGTGAATACCGTTGGGACAGCACCACTCAGCGTGGCGCCATCATCTGGTTCACCGGTCTGCCCGCGTCCGGCAAGTCGACCATCGCGGTGGCGGTGGAACGGGCACTGGTGGAGTCCGGTCAGGTGGCTTACCTACTGGACGGCGACAACCTGCGCCATGGGCTTTCCGATGACCTCGGGTTCTCACCGGGCGACCGCGCCGAGAACATTCGTCGGGTGTCGCACCTGGCACGGCTCTTCGCCGATGCCGGGGTGGTCGCGCTGGCATCACTGGTGTCGCCGCTGCGCTCCGATCGAGAGACCGCGCGCAGCATCAACGCCGCGGCCAAACTGCCGTTCATCGAGGTGTACATCTCCACCCCGCTGGCCGAATGCGAGAAGCGGGACCCCAAAGGACTGTATGCACGGGCTCGCGCCGGCGAGTTGAAGGGATTGACGGGTGTGGAAGCACCCTACGAAGCTCCGGAAGATCCTGAGCTCGTTCTCGACACCACCGGTGCCGATATCGATGGACTGGTGGCGCAGGTCATCGACGTTCTTAACCGCGCTCGCTGA
- a CDS encoding LysR family transcriptional regulator yields MMLSSRMPELSAFEVLLGIARTGSLGATGRDLGLTQQAVSARIASLEAQTGVPLVTRTPRGSQLTATGVAVAEWAAKLLAVATQVDTALASLREESRARVKVAASQTIAEQLMPRWLVSLQAAAARLGTAAATVVLTATNSEHAAEAVQDGSTDVGFIESPLAPKGLRSKVVAHDQLVVVVAPDHKWAKRTRPVNPIELTQTPLVAREAGSGTRDSLTAALRAALGTVEQAAPVLELSSAAAVRAAVRAGAGPAVMSALAVGDDLAMGRLRAVAVTDIDLHRDLRAIWRGARVPPAGAVRDLLSHIVGFRGPR; encoded by the coding sequence ATCATGTTGAGCAGCCGGATGCCAGAACTGTCCGCGTTCGAGGTGCTGCTGGGTATCGCCAGGACCGGCAGTCTCGGTGCCACGGGTCGTGATCTCGGCCTGACCCAGCAGGCCGTGTCGGCACGCATCGCCTCCCTTGAAGCGCAGACCGGCGTGCCACTGGTCACCAGAACTCCACGCGGGTCTCAGCTCACCGCCACCGGTGTCGCGGTAGCCGAATGGGCCGCCAAGCTGCTGGCGGTCGCCACGCAGGTCGACACCGCGCTGGCATCGCTGCGCGAAGAGAGCCGGGCCCGCGTCAAAGTCGCGGCAAGCCAGACCATCGCCGAGCAGCTCATGCCGCGCTGGTTGGTGTCATTACAGGCCGCGGCGGCACGCCTGGGCACCGCGGCTGCCACCGTGGTGCTCACCGCGACCAACAGCGAGCACGCCGCCGAGGCGGTGCAGGACGGCAGCACCGATGTCGGATTCATCGAGAGCCCCCTGGCACCCAAGGGCCTACGCAGCAAGGTGGTGGCCCACGACCAACTCGTCGTCGTAGTAGCGCCGGACCACAAGTGGGCCAAGCGAACCCGACCGGTCAACCCCATCGAGCTCACTCAGACACCGCTGGTTGCACGCGAGGCCGGATCGGGTACCCGAGACTCGCTGACCGCAGCGCTGCGCGCCGCGCTCGGCACCGTCGAGCAGGCCGCGCCTGTCCTGGAGCTGTCCTCGGCCGCAGCGGTGCGGGCCGCCGTACGCGCGGGAGCCGGCCCCGCGGTGATGAGTGCGTTGGCAGTCGGCGATGACCTGGCCATGGGCAGACTCCGTGCCGTCGCGGTGACCGATATCGACCTGCACCGCGATCTTCGGGCCATCTGGCGCGGAGCGCGCGTACCACCTGCCGGAGCCGTCCGTGACCTCCTCAGCCATATCGTGGGATTCCGGGGCCCACGTTGA
- a CDS encoding DUF732 domain-containing protein yields MKGLSLTAMIAMGAGAAAIAMASPAHADDVSFNETLHSYGIYAPPDKTAYLGKITCHRLDTGLDKDAYQATSFLTKNLDRTTSTEQKWQFLGASIDEYCPEQRPVLERAASRT; encoded by the coding sequence ATGAAGGGACTCAGTCTTACTGCGATGATCGCGATGGGTGCGGGTGCTGCCGCGATCGCCATGGCCTCCCCGGCGCATGCCGATGACGTCAGCTTCAACGAGACACTGCACTCCTATGGCATCTACGCGCCGCCGGACAAGACTGCATACCTCGGCAAGATCACCTGCCACCGTCTGGACACCGGTCTGGACAAGGACGCCTACCAGGCCACCAGCTTCCTGACCAAGAACCTGGACCGCACCACCTCCACCGAGCAGAAGTGGCAGTTCCTGGGCGCTTCGATCGATGAGTACTGCCCCGAGCAGCGTCCGGTCCTCGAGCGCGCAGCCAGCCGTACCTAA
- a CDS encoding MmpS family transport accessory protein — MDSNRRDDAAAQGGSTSYGSWSQSSQPLDYPDDPAYASQAFEYPALSSTAQPNQTAVLPQQYGSYGPPPQDPPPPRRSNTFWLWVVGIGALVVIIALIATLVVLIQRQDEQPPTVIATPSTRTSTTTAPSVPSLPPIPSFTIPPIPVNPPTQGSQAATETVVYEVSGRGPALNITYFDASGSLQMEFNVKLPWRKEVKLNSEQLTNAVVIAADFSHDVSCTLLVNGAQKSNTSGKMATCSGMG; from the coding sequence ATGGACAGCAACCGCCGCGACGATGCGGCCGCCCAGGGCGGCTCCACGTCATACGGGTCGTGGTCGCAGTCCAGCCAACCGTTGGATTACCCCGATGACCCGGCCTACGCCTCGCAGGCGTTCGAGTATCCCGCGCTCTCCAGCACTGCCCAGCCCAACCAAACGGCTGTGCTGCCGCAGCAATACGGGTCTTACGGTCCTCCCCCACAGGATCCCCCGCCCCCGCGCCGATCGAACACCTTCTGGCTGTGGGTCGTGGGCATCGGGGCGCTGGTCGTCATCATCGCGCTCATCGCCACGCTCGTCGTTCTGATTCAGCGCCAGGATGAGCAGCCCCCCACAGTTATCGCCACTCCCTCCACCCGAACCTCGACGACCACCGCGCCCAGCGTGCCGAGCCTCCCGCCCATACCGAGTTTCACCATTCCCCCTATTCCGGTGAATCCTCCGACACAGGGAAGTCAGGCGGCCACCGAGACTGTCGTCTACGAGGTGTCCGGACGCGGCCCCGCCCTCAACATCACCTACTTCGATGCCAGTGGCTCCCTGCAGATGGAGTTCAATGTCAAGCTGCCGTGGCGCAAGGAAGTCAAGCTCAACTCCGAACAGTTGACGAACGCCGTCGTGATCGCCGCCGATTTCTCGCACGACGTGTCCTGCACCCTGCTCGTCAACGGAGCGCAGAAGAGCAACACCTCAGGAAAGATGGCGACCTGTAGCGGTATGGGCTAG
- a CDS encoding sulfatase family protein — protein MTEASRDNVLIVHWHDLGRYLGVYGHPDVSSPYLDQLAADGILFTRAHATAPLCSPSRGSLFTGRYPQSNGLIGLAHHGWEYRAGVRTLPHILSGSGWHTALFGMQHETAYPATLGFDEYDVSNSYCEYVVEHASRWLRNSPKAPFLLTAGFFETHRPFPRERYEPSDADTVHVPDYLPDTPEVRDDLAEFYGSIAVADAKVGELLDVLTETGLDENTWVVFMTDHGPALPRAKSTLYDAGTGIALIVRPPRGRRTESLRYDELFSGVDLLPTLLELLGVDVPGEIQGISHADNILKPAEELEQVRPELFTAKTYHDSFDPIRAIRTKNYSYIENYAPRPVLDLPWDIADSPPGRAVATHITNPRPHRELYDLVADPGEAHNLLGLDADPEARAVADDLALRLNDWREKTLDVIPSDFAGTRISERYTETFLRIHGRPGANRSAIADERGIEQ, from the coding sequence GTGACCGAAGCGTCACGGGACAACGTTCTGATCGTCCATTGGCACGACCTCGGTCGCTACCTGGGCGTCTACGGGCACCCCGACGTGTCCAGCCCATACCTGGACCAGCTGGCGGCCGACGGCATCCTGTTCACCCGCGCACACGCCACAGCACCGCTGTGTTCACCATCGCGCGGCTCGCTTTTCACCGGCCGGTATCCGCAGAGCAATGGCCTCATCGGCTTGGCCCATCACGGCTGGGAGTATCGCGCCGGCGTGCGCACACTCCCCCACATTCTGTCCGGATCGGGCTGGCACACAGCGCTGTTCGGAATGCAGCATGAAACGGCGTATCCCGCGACGCTGGGATTCGACGAGTACGACGTGTCGAACTCGTATTGCGAATACGTGGTCGAGCATGCATCCCGGTGGTTGCGTAATTCTCCCAAGGCACCGTTTCTGCTCACCGCTGGATTCTTCGAAACACATCGCCCGTTTCCACGGGAGCGCTATGAACCCTCCGACGCCGACACGGTGCACGTGCCCGACTATCTGCCCGACACCCCCGAGGTGCGCGACGACCTGGCCGAGTTCTATGGCTCAATCGCGGTGGCCGATGCCAAAGTCGGTGAATTGCTGGACGTGTTAACCGAGACCGGCCTCGATGAGAACACCTGGGTCGTCTTCATGACCGATCACGGCCCGGCATTGCCGCGCGCCAAGTCCACCCTGTACGACGCCGGCACCGGCATCGCGCTGATCGTGCGCCCCCCACGTGGCCGACGCACCGAGTCACTGCGCTACGACGAACTCTTCAGCGGCGTCGATCTGCTGCCCACGCTCCTGGAATTACTCGGTGTCGACGTTCCCGGGGAAATTCAGGGAATTTCCCACGCCGACAATATCCTGAAACCGGCGGAAGAATTAGAACAAGTCCGCCCCGAACTATTCACCGCGAAGACATATCACGATTCCTTTGACCCCATTCGGGCCATTCGGACAAAGAACTACAGCTATATAGAGAATTACGCACCCAGACCGGTCCTGGACCTGCCGTGGGACATTGCCGACAGCCCCCCAGGCCGGGCCGTCGCCACGCACATCACCAACCCACGACCGCACCGCGAGCTCTACGACCTTGTCGCAGATCCGGGAGAAGCACATAACCTGCTGGGACTGGATGCCGATCCGGAGGCGCGGGCCGTCGCCGACGACCTGGCGCTGCGCCTCAACGACTGGCGTGAGAAGACCCTCGACGTCATTCCCTCGGATTTTGCGGGCACGCGCATATCTGAGCGTTACACCGAGACATTCCTGCGCATCCATGGCCGCCCCGGAGCCAACCGTTCCGCCATCGCCGACGAACGCGGCATCGAACAATAA
- a CDS encoding APC family permease, with amino-acid sequence MVSAPPTQPVPPRVADPRLRRVLKDDAHKLTAVGGLAALSLDALSSVAYGPEAIVLALIAGGVGAVAFTLPVAIAISVLLIVLVFSYRQVIAVHPEGGGSYAVAKKDLGRGASLLAAASLVVDYVLTVAVSLAAGAASLASAFPALAPHLLSITLIGLAILTVLNLIGISESAKVLMLPTFVFIVCILAVIVFGLSHSTPVAVIGKDLGPIEPVSALGIILVLKAFAAGCSSLTGVEAIANGVPAFKTPAIKRAQHTEVALGILLGVMLIGLSILIKAHHVVPRGDVTILAQLSAAAFGTGIPFYITNVTVALILGFAANTSFGGLPVLMSLLAKDDRMPHLFALRAEKPVYRYGVAALAAFAAVILIASGADTHRLLPLFAIGVFIGFTISQAGLVKHWFYARTPGWHWKAALNGFGAALSAIAMVVFFSSKFTEGAWLLVIVIPLLILLFGRTENYYQGVKRELELDELPTLTPNPPDQTPLVIVPIDDINKRTVQLLEAALHLGGEVVPVTISRTDQKAHAMTKRWDQWNPGLELVVLPTAHRSLVTPLVEYVKKRQSDGRQVTVLITEIKTKRRWHQILHNQTGIVLTANLIDRTDAIVANYPYRMN; translated from the coding sequence GTGGTTTCTGCGCCCCCGACCCAGCCCGTACCGCCGCGCGTCGCCGACCCGCGGCTGCGCCGCGTCCTGAAGGATGACGCACACAAACTGACTGCCGTCGGCGGCCTCGCCGCGCTGTCCCTGGACGCGCTGTCCTCAGTGGCCTACGGCCCGGAGGCCATCGTCCTGGCCCTGATCGCGGGCGGGGTCGGCGCCGTCGCCTTCACCTTGCCGGTGGCCATCGCAATCTCGGTGCTGCTCATCGTGTTGGTGTTCTCCTACCGCCAGGTGATCGCGGTACACCCCGAAGGTGGCGGCTCCTACGCCGTGGCCAAGAAGGATCTCGGCCGGGGTGCGAGCCTGTTGGCGGCCGCGAGCCTGGTCGTCGACTATGTGCTGACTGTCGCGGTGAGTCTGGCTGCCGGGGCGGCAAGCCTGGCGAGCGCCTTTCCCGCCCTCGCCCCGCACCTGCTGTCCATCACGCTGATCGGACTGGCGATCCTGACCGTCCTCAATCTCATCGGCATCAGCGAGTCCGCCAAGGTGCTCATGCTGCCGACCTTCGTCTTCATCGTGTGCATCCTCGCGGTCATCGTCTTCGGCCTGTCGCATTCCACCCCCGTGGCCGTCATCGGCAAGGACCTCGGCCCCATCGAACCGGTCAGCGCGCTCGGAATCATCCTGGTTCTCAAGGCATTCGCGGCCGGATGTTCGTCGCTGACGGGTGTCGAGGCCATCGCGAACGGCGTCCCGGCATTCAAGACACCCGCCATCAAGCGGGCCCAGCACACCGAGGTCGCGTTGGGAATTCTGTTGGGTGTCATGTTGATCGGACTGAGCATCCTCATCAAGGCGCACCATGTGGTTCCCCGTGGTGACGTCACCATTCTGGCGCAGCTCTCCGCTGCCGCCTTCGGCACCGGAATCCCCTTCTACATCACCAATGTGACCGTCGCACTGATCCTCGGGTTCGCCGCCAACACCAGCTTCGGCGGGTTGCCGGTGTTGATGAGTCTGCTCGCCAAAGACGACCGGATGCCCCATCTCTTCGCGTTGCGGGCCGAGAAGCCGGTCTACCGATACGGAGTGGCGGCACTGGCCGCCTTCGCGGCAGTGATTCTCATCGCCAGCGGCGCCGACACCCATCGGCTGCTGCCACTGTTCGCGATCGGTGTGTTCATCGGATTCACCATCAGCCAAGCCGGTTTGGTCAAACACTGGTTTTATGCCCGCACCCCGGGCTGGCACTGGAAGGCCGCACTCAACGGGTTCGGCGCGGCCCTGTCGGCCATCGCCATGGTCGTGTTCTTCAGCAGCAAGTTCACCGAGGGCGCGTGGCTGCTGGTCATCGTCATCCCCTTGCTGATTCTGCTTTTCGGGCGCACCGAGAACTACTACCAGGGCGTCAAACGCGAACTGGAACTCGATGAATTGCCCACGCTGACACCCAATCCCCCCGATCAAACACCCCTGGTGATCGTGCCGATCGACGACATCAACAAACGAACGGTTCAGCTACTCGAGGCGGCATTGCACCTCGGTGGTGAGGTGGTTCCGGTCACCATCAGCCGCACAGACCAGAAGGCGCACGCCATGACCAAGCGCTGGGATCAATGGAACCCCGGGCTTGAGCTCGTGGTGCTGCCGACTGCACACCGATCGCTGGTGACACCACTGGTGGAGTACGTCAAGAAGCGCCAGTCCGACGGCCGCCAGGTGACCGTGCTCATCACCGAGATCAAGACCAAGCGCCGCTGGCACCAGATCCTGCACAATCAGACCGGAATTGTGCTGACGGCCAATCTCATTGATCGCACCGACGCGATTGTCGCGAACTATCCATACCGCATGAACTGA
- a CDS encoding cation:dicarboxylate symporter family transporter gives MTVTESTASESTPPKKRKDRTHWLYIAVIVAVVLGVVVGMLWPGFGKSVGVLGEIFVSLIKMMISPVIFCTIVLGIGSVRKAASVGRVGGLAFVYFLAMSTVALAIGLVVGNLLAPGTGLHLSGANQGAGAKYADQAHAAGGTWHFIKSIVPETMFSALTSGSVLQTLFIALLVGFAVQALGSTGESIVRGVGMLQKLVFKVLIMVLWLAPIGAFGAIANVVGQTGWNAVKELGALMLGFYTTCVIFIFGVLGALLWAVARVSIFKLVRYLAREYLLIVSTSSSESALPRLIAKMTHLGVEKSTVGIVVPTGYSFNLDGTAIYLTMASLFVADAMGKPLSIGEQISLLAFMIIASKGAAGVTGAGMATLAGGLQSHRPDLIDGVGMIVGIDRFMSEARALTNFSGNAVATLLIGTWTKTTDRERIKTVLSGADPFDETTMLDDHTDDAVAEKVPAQAAN, from the coding sequence ATGACAGTGACCGAATCCACGGCTTCCGAGAGCACCCCGCCCAAGAAACGCAAGGACCGTACCCATTGGCTCTATATCGCGGTCATCGTCGCGGTGGTGCTGGGCGTCGTGGTCGGCATGCTGTGGCCGGGGTTCGGCAAGTCGGTGGGTGTGCTCGGCGAGATCTTCGTCAGCCTCATCAAGATGATGATCAGCCCGGTGATCTTCTGCACGATCGTGTTGGGCATCGGATCGGTGCGTAAGGCCGCCAGCGTCGGCCGCGTCGGCGGACTGGCATTCGTGTACTTCCTGGCGATGTCGACCGTCGCGCTGGCGATCGGTCTGGTTGTCGGAAACCTGCTCGCGCCCGGCACCGGATTGCATTTGTCCGGGGCGAATCAGGGGGCGGGTGCCAAGTACGCCGACCAGGCGCATGCCGCCGGTGGCACCTGGCATTTCATCAAATCGATTGTGCCGGAGACGATGTTCTCGGCGCTGACCTCGGGCAGCGTGCTGCAGACGCTGTTCATCGCGCTGTTGGTCGGTTTCGCGGTGCAGGCCCTGGGATCCACCGGCGAGTCGATTGTGCGCGGTGTCGGGATGCTTCAAAAGCTGGTTTTCAAGGTCCTCATCATGGTGCTCTGGCTGGCGCCCATCGGCGCCTTCGGCGCCATCGCCAATGTGGTCGGCCAGACCGGCTGGAACGCCGTGAAGGAGCTGGGCGCACTCATGCTCGGCTTCTACACCACGTGTGTCATCTTCATCTTCGGTGTGCTGGGTGCGCTGCTGTGGGCGGTGGCTCGGGTGTCGATCTTCAAGCTGGTGCGCTATCTGGCGCGTGAGTATCTGCTGATCGTCTCGACGTCTTCCTCCGAATCGGCGCTGCCGCGGCTGATCGCGAAGATGACGCACCTCGGTGTCGAGAAGTCGACGGTGGGAATCGTTGTCCCGACCGGCTACTCGTTCAACCTGGATGGGACGGCGATTTATCTGACGATGGCCTCATTGTTCGTCGCCGACGCGATGGGCAAGCCGCTGTCGATCGGCGAGCAGATCTCGCTGTTGGCGTTCATGATCATCGCGTCCAAGGGTGCGGCCGGGGTGACCGGTGCCGGAATGGCCACGCTGGCAGGTGGATTGCAGAGTCATCGGCCCGACTTGATCGACGGTGTCGGCATGATTGTCGGCATCGACCGGTTCATGTCGGAGGCGCGTGCGCTGACCAACTTCTCCGGTAACGCGGTGGCCACGTTGCTCATCGGAACCTGGACCAAGACGACGGATCGTGAACGGATCAAGACGGTGCTCTCCGGTGCCGATCCGTTCGACGAAACCACCATGCTCGACGATCACACAGACGACGCCGTCGCCGAGAAGGTGCCCGCACAGGCGGCCAACTGA
- the stf0 gene encoding trehalose 2-sulfotransferase — MPEHPTAYLVLASQRSGSTLLVESLRATGVAGEPQEFFQYLPTTSQSPQPREWFADVQDESILRLLDPLDAGKPDLAPATIWRDYIRTVGRTPNGIWGGKLMWNQTPLLLNRAQGLPDRSGDGLLAGIRDVVGSDPVLVHVYRPDVVSQAVSFWRAVQTRVWRGRPDPVRDARAEYHAGAIAHVITMLQAQEAGWRRWFAEENIQPIDVSYPFLWRNLTQVVGSVLEALGQDPRLAPAPVLERQADQRSDDWVDRYRSDAEREGLPL, encoded by the coding sequence ATGCCCGAACATCCCACCGCATATCTGGTGCTCGCCTCGCAGCGCAGTGGCAGCACCCTCCTGGTGGAATCTCTGCGCGCAACCGGTGTAGCGGGCGAACCGCAGGAGTTCTTCCAGTACCTGCCCACCACAAGCCAGTCACCGCAGCCGCGGGAATGGTTCGCCGACGTCCAGGACGAGTCGATCCTACGTCTGCTCGATCCGCTGGACGCAGGCAAGCCCGACCTGGCGCCCGCCACCATCTGGCGCGATTACATCCGCACCGTGGGGCGGACCCCGAACGGAATCTGGGGCGGCAAGCTCATGTGGAACCAGACCCCGCTCCTGCTGAACCGCGCCCAAGGTCTTCCCGACCGATCCGGCGACGGTCTACTCGCCGGGATACGCGACGTGGTCGGCAGCGACCCGGTGCTGGTGCACGTATACCGACCAGACGTAGTGTCCCAAGCGGTTTCGTTTTGGCGCGCGGTGCAGACCCGCGTGTGGCGCGGACGACCCGACCCGGTGCGCGATGCCCGCGCCGAATATCACGCGGGAGCCATTGCCCATGTCATCACCATGCTGCAGGCGCAGGAGGCGGGGTGGCGCCGCTGGTTCGCCGAGGAAAACATCCAGCCCATCGACGTCTCGTACCCATTCCTGTGGCGCAACCTGACGCAGGTGGTGGGCAGCGTGCTGGAGGCATTGGGGCAAGACCCCCGACTGGCACCGGCACCGGTGCTGGAACGGCAGGCAGATCAGCGGTCTGACGACTGGGTGGACCGCTACCGGAGCGATGCGGAACGAGAGGGACTGCCACTATGA